A single window of Acetobacteraceae bacterium DNA harbors:
- the nrdG gene encoding anaerobic ribonucleoside-triphosphate reductase-activating protein, with the protein MNYHKYYPVDVVNGPGTRCTLFVAGCEHKCRGCYNKTTWKIDSGKAFTAEIEDRIIADLNDMRIKRQGLSLSGGDPLHPCNVPAILHLVQRVKVECENKDIWLWTGYTRAELTPEQSQILEFIHVLIDGKFVEALKDPSLLWRGSSNQVIHRLC; encoded by the coding sequence ATGAATTATCATAAATATTATCCTGTTGATGTCGTCAATGGCCCCGGTACACGCTGTACCTTATTCGTTGCAGGCTGTGAGCATAAATGCCGTGGCTGTTACAATAAAACGACTTGGAAAATAGATTCCGGCAAAGCTTTTACAGCCGAGATTGAAGATCGCATCATAGCGGATTTAAACGATATGCGGATCAAACGTCAGGGCCTGTCTTTGTCGGGGGGCGACCCTTTGCATCCGTGCAATGTGCCAGCCATTTTACATTTGGTTCAGCGGGTCAAAGTAGAATGTGAAAACAAAGATATTTGGCTCTGGACTGGCTACACAAGGGCGGAATTGACACCAGAGCAATCTCAGATTTTAGAATTTATCCATGTTTTGATTGACGGTAAATTTGTGGAAGCGCTCAAAGACCCTTCTTTATTATGGCGGGGCAGTAGCAATCAGGTCATTCATAGACTTTGTTAG
- a CDS encoding DUF2130 domain-containing protein — protein sequence MNEIKCPHCHKEFPIDAESSGYADIVKQVHDAEFQKALAERLKIAEQEKQTAIELAEAKKANEYERQSENARNEIKDLQLKLKSFEEKQKQAEREKKAEIALIQAQKQVEYQEKTFAKENEIQKLKDDLARAEQDKKQALDLEEAKHKSLITEAVSHIEKERDHLKNSLIQAEAEKKLSENALKEQYQLQIQYKDEEIERIKDFKQKQSTKMLGESLEQHCENSFNQIRAMAFPVAHFGKDNDASAGSKGDYIFREADFEGNEIVSIMFEMKNEGETTATKHKNADFFAKLHKDRENKKCEYAVLVSMLETDSELYNTGIVDVSTSEFPKMYVIRPQFFIQMIGLLRNAGKKSLEYKAELERVKSQDIDVTNFEAKLEEFKSDIEINSTRYRNHFEKVIKGIEASIKDLEKTKKSLEEMDKNLRIANDKAQNVTIKRLTHNNPTMQEKFKQLER from the coding sequence ATGAACGAAATTAAATGCCCTCATTGCCATAAAGAATTTCCAATAGATGCGGAAAGCTCAGGCTATGCAGATATTGTAAAACAAGTTCATGATGCAGAATTTCAGAAAGCCCTTGCAGAACGTCTTAAAATTGCAGAGCAAGAAAAACAGACGGCTATTGAGCTGGCAGAGGCGAAAAAAGCCAATGAATATGAGAGGCAATCTGAAAATGCTCGCAATGAGATTAAAGATCTACAGCTAAAGCTTAAAAGTTTCGAAGAGAAGCAAAAGCAGGCAGAAAGAGAAAAGAAAGCAGAGATTGCGTTAATACAGGCTCAAAAACAAGTTGAATATCAAGAAAAAACTTTTGCAAAAGAAAATGAAATTCAAAAACTAAAAGATGATTTAGCCCGTGCAGAACAGGATAAAAAACAAGCCTTAGATTTAGAGGAGGCTAAACATAAATCTCTTATAACAGAGGCTGTCTCTCATATTGAAAAAGAGAGGGATCATCTCAAAAATTCGCTTATACAGGCAGAGGCTGAAAAAAAACTCTCCGAGAATGCCCTCAAAGAACAATATCAATTACAGATCCAATATAAAGACGAAGAGATTGAGCGGATTAAAGATTTTAAGCAAAAGCAATCCACTAAAATGCTTGGCGAGAGCTTAGAACAGCATTGTGAAAATAGTTTTAATCAGATTAGAGCAATGGCTTTTCCGGTTGCCCATTTCGGTAAGGATAATGATGCCAGTGCTGGCAGTAAAGGGGACTATATTTTCCGTGAGGCGGATTTCGAGGGGAATGAAATTGTTTCCATCATGTTTGAGATGAAAAATGAGGGTGAGACGACAGCAACCAAACATAAGAATGCTGATTTTTTTGCTAAATTACATAAAGATCGTGAAAATAAGAAGTGTGAATATGCCGTTTTAGTGTCGATGTTGGAAACAGACAGCGAGCTGTATAATACAGGGATCGTGGATGTATCGACCAGTGAATTTCCTAAAATGTATGTGATCCGTCCACAATTTTTTATTCAGATGATCGGCCTCTTACGTAATGCAGGTAAAAAATCCTTGGAGTATAAGGCAGAGCTTGAGCGAGTGAAATCTCAAGATATTGATGTGACAAATTTTGAGGCCAAACTGGAAGAATTTAAAAGTGATATCGAAATTAATTCGACACGCTATCGAAACCATTTTGAGAAGGTCATTAAAGGGATTGAGGCTTCCATTAAGGATTTAGAAAAAACCAAAAAATCTTTGGAGGAAATGGATAAAAACCTTAGAATTGCCAATGATAAAGCACAAAATGTCACGATTAAGAGATTAACGCATAATAATCCGACCATGCAGGAAAAATTCAAACAGCTGGAAAGGTAG
- a CDS encoding NAD(P)H-hydrate dehydratase, translating to MPKEIVIKEEISPFALLTSADTAKMDQAAGEMLETLMENAGRVCADVFCRHVSSEKTVLIAAGPGNNGGDGYVMARYLAARGYQVAVAPWRSPKTDLAKKAAQRWQGKIVHFSSEEAAKYAWVVDGVFGAGFNPERDLPDEISDFMVSAKNRMAIDMPSGISSDSGALAGKIPAYQRTIAFTAKRPGHLLAPGRKKCGTVEVCQIGLPPESFRAMEIKFFHNHPGLFHLPLQIFDNQYSKYIRGVVSIVGGRRMPGAACLSADAARRSGAGIVRLTVSEEMLLPLVLVNPGLIADTDPLEELLKDSRRKVWVCGPGLSPSEAGKAFEILSKSEVKIIADAGLLGWASGDPLRLRKASILTPHEGEFTKLFGTEGDFSLKKGNRLAAVQAAAKLIGTVVLLKGSETIIAHPDGHTAINLHSTPALATAGSGDVLSGILGTCLAAGMDIWEGACAGAWLHGEAGIRAAEKEGGWPIAEDVVKELGHARQRAESLQK from the coding sequence ATGCCAAAAGAAATCGTCATAAAGGAAGAGATTTCTCCGTTTGCCCTGCTAACTTCGGCAGATACGGCAAAAATGGATCAGGCGGCCGGTGAGATGCTTGAAACATTGATGGAAAATGCAGGGCGTGTCTGTGCCGATGTCTTTTGCCGGCATGTCTCTTCTGAAAAGACGGTTTTGATTGCCGCAGGGCCGGGTAATAATGGCGGGGATGGCTATGTGATGGCCCGCTATTTAGCCGCGAGAGGGTATCAGGTGGCCGTTGCGCCATGGCGCTCCCCAAAAACAGATTTGGCAAAAAAGGCAGCACAACGTTGGCAAGGTAAAATCGTTCATTTCTCCTCAGAAGAAGCTGCTAAATATGCTTGGGTTGTCGATGGGGTTTTCGGGGCAGGATTTAACCCTGAAAGAGATCTGCCAGATGAAATTTCGGATTTTATGGTATCGGCTAAAAATCGGATGGCGATTGACATGCCCAGCGGTATTTCTTCCGACAGTGGGGCACTTGCCGGAAAGATTCCTGCTTATCAACGGACAATAGCCTTTACCGCAAAACGTCCGGGACATCTTCTTGCACCGGGTAGAAAAAAATGCGGTACCGTAGAGGTGTGTCAGATTGGTTTGCCGCCTGAATCCTTCAGGGCAATGGAAATCAAATTTTTCCATAATCATCCCGGTCTTTTTCATTTGCCCCTTCAAATTTTCGACAATCAATATAGTAAATATATAAGGGGTGTGGTGAGCATTGTTGGCGGAAGGAGAATGCCAGGAGCGGCTTGCCTTTCCGCAGATGCTGCACGCCGGAGTGGTGCGGGCATTGTGCGTCTTACTGTCTCTGAAGAAATGCTTTTGCCACTTGTCTTGGTAAATCCCGGTTTGATTGCAGACACAGATCCGCTGGAGGAACTGCTTAAAGATTCAAGGCGGAAAGTTTGGGTCTGCGGCCCTGGATTAAGTCCTTCGGAAGCTGGAAAAGCCTTTGAAATTTTATCCAAATCAGAAGTGAAAATCATTGCGGATGCTGGCCTTTTGGGATGGGCGAGCGGAGACCCTTTGCGTTTACGCAAGGCATCGATCCTCACACCACATGAGGGGGAATTTACCAAATTATTCGGAACAGAAGGGGATTTTAGCTTAAAAAAAGGCAATCGACTGGCGGCGGTACAGGCGGCGGCTAAGTTGATCGGCACTGTTGTGCTTTTAAAAGGGAGTGAGACGATCATCGCTCATCCGGATGGGCATACAGCAATCAATCTTCATTCAACACCTGCCTTGGCGACCGCAGGATCTGGCGATGTTTTGTCAGGTATTCTCGGAACCTGCCTCGCCGCAGGAATGGATATTTGGGAGGGGGCTTGCGCTGGTGCGTGGTTACATGGCGAAGCAGGCATAAGAGCTGCTGAGAAAGAAGGCGGCTGGCCGATTGCGGAAGATGTCGTCAAGGAACTCGGCCATGCAAGACAAAGAGCTGAGAGTTTGCAAAAATAA
- a CDS encoding TIR domain-containing protein yields MFLRQGMPKLKANRIYHKRVFKMTVQAFLSHAPKDKDGALAVIKHFAPFLETKQLKILQDEDELRKLSLTKENQRKIEQADIFIALFTQDYVYNGACRDALYIALQLRLAGKLEILPIAWKECHWTSISGVIQRLVLPKDKRIVTYQEGWKHNPQEPWNQIINRLSLYLQKAECLARCPEHKKTSFPIIQTSQEILQKKSAPQRPANEAVSPAPLKISEEARNTFVQESLQKISWIFQKRLLAYQQENPHFSEKLEMVSPTLSTASLNSEKQIIAQASLTIASRSDPVAIKMGNGLPPSLLCYYEGPLEEKGFAISMGEFLLTNNGRMEISSQPSCILEIVEGPASLGWGRSKKHRSSLREKRLIKERPSQNGFSPEQVANIFWGFFMAQIVAE; encoded by the coding sequence TTGTTCCTTCGCCAAGGAATGCCTAAACTCAAAGCAAATAGAATTTATCATAAAAGGGTCTTTAAAATGACAGTTCAAGCTTTCTTATCTCATGCCCCCAAAGATAAAGACGGTGCATTGGCCGTTATCAAACATTTTGCGCCCTTCTTGGAAACAAAGCAGCTTAAAATTCTTCAAGACGAGGACGAATTACGTAAGCTTTCCCTCACAAAAGAAAATCAACGTAAAATTGAACAGGCAGATATTTTCATAGCCCTTTTTACCCAAGATTATGTCTATAATGGCGCTTGCCGGGATGCGCTCTATATTGCTTTGCAGCTCCGTCTTGCCGGAAAATTGGAAATTCTGCCGATTGCTTGGAAAGAATGTCACTGGACCTCTATCTCAGGGGTCATTCAGCGCCTTGTTCTGCCCAAAGATAAACGCATTGTCACCTATCAAGAAGGCTGGAAACACAATCCGCAAGAGCCTTGGAACCAAATTATAAACCGCCTCTCGCTTTATCTTCAAAAGGCAGAATGTCTTGCCCGTTGCCCTGAACATAAAAAGACCTCTTTCCCGATTATTCAAACCTCTCAGGAAATTCTACAAAAGAAATCAGCACCACAGCGCCCTGCAAATGAAGCCGTAAGCCCAGCACCTCTAAAAATCTCCGAAGAAGCACGAAACACATTCGTACAGGAAAGCCTGCAAAAAATTTCTTGGATTTTTCAAAAAAGACTACTGGCCTATCAGCAGGAAAATCCTCATTTCTCAGAAAAATTAGAGATGGTTTCACCAACTTTAAGCACTGCCAGTCTAAATTCTGAAAAACAAATAATTGCCCAAGCCTCCCTCACGATTGCAAGCCGAAGCGACCCTGTTGCGATCAAAATGGGAAACGGCCTACCGCCCTCCTTGCTTTGCTATTATGAGGGGCCTCTAGAAGAAAAGGGGTTTGCCATTTCCATGGGCGAATTTCTTCTTACAAACAATGGACGCATGGAGATTTCCTCTCAACCTTCTTGTATTTTGGAAATCGTCGAAGGGCCGGCTTCGCTTGGCTGGGGACGTTCAAAAAAACATCGCTCTAGTCTTAGGGAAAAACGGCTCATTAAAGAACGTCCCTCCCAAAATGGCTTCAGTCCGGAACAGGTCGCCAATATCTTCTGGGGATTTTTTATGGCGCAGATCGTGGCAGAATAA